A genomic segment from Aegilops tauschii subsp. strangulata cultivar AL8/78 chromosome 1, Aet v6.0, whole genome shotgun sequence encodes:
- the LOC109767102 gene encoding protein FAR1-RELATED SEQUENCE 5-like produces MVQILSLIHSGDGSLSSMPYIPADVTNLKAKYHRESRLADIEDTIAYFEEKAKADTDFFYRIILDDEDRVRNMYWVDGAARRAYKHFRDCISFDVTYLTNMYKMPCAPFIGINNHNQSLQFGCGLIRNKDTDGYTWLFKTFLECMGGLAPMNIITDQDFSMRAGIEEVFPLAVHKHYRWHIIKKAEETLGPFFAGLPELHKAFELCVDHSLMVEEFERSWTAMIETYQVQDNETLTSLWEKRLYWVPAYFMQCFFPFL; encoded by the coding sequence ATGGTCCAAATACTGTCCCTGATCCATAGTGGAGATGGTAGTCTGAGTAGCATGCCCTACATACCAGCAGACGTCACAAACCTAAAGGCAAAGTATCATAGAGAGAGCAGGTTGGCTGACATAGAAGACACAATAGCCTACTTTGAAGAGAAAGCAAAAGCAGATACTGATTTCTTCTACAGGATAATATTGGACGATGAGGACCGTGTCAGAAACATGTATTGGGTGGATGGTGCCGCAAGAAGAGCCTACAAACATTTCCGTGATTGCATTTCGTTCGACGTGACATATCTCACTAATATGTACAAGATGCCCTGCGCTCCATTCATAGGAATAAATAACCACAATCAGTCATTGCAGTTCGGTTGCGGACTCATTCGGAACAAAGATACAGATGGTTACACTTGGCTGTTCAAAACCTTCTTGGAGTGCATGGGTGGACTTGCTCCGATGAACATAATAACAGACCAGGATTTTAGCATGCGTGCAGGCATAGAGGAGGTCTTTCCGTTGGCAGTGCACAAGCACTACAGGTGGCATATTATTAAGAAGGCTGAGGAGACGCTAGGACCATTCTTTGCTGGCCTTCCAGAGCTACACAAGGCATTCGAGTTGTGCGTGGACCACAGCTTGATGGTGGAGGAGTTTGAACGGAGCTGGACGGCTATGATTGAAACATACCAAGTCCAAGACAACGAGACACTTACTAGCCTGTGGGAGAAGCGACTGTACTGGGTGCCGGCCTACTTCATGCAGTGCTTCTTTCCATTTCTATAG